Sequence from the Terriglobales bacterium genome:
TGGGCTGTGCCTGGGTTTTTGCTGATTGTTGAGTGCTGAATGCTGTTTGCCGGCAACCCCCGGAACGACCATTGCCAAACCGATAGTGCAAAACGTCCATTCCGCTTGCGAAAATCTCTCCCGCTCGCGCCACCACGACGTCTCCAAAGGATTAAAATCGCAGAGACGGTAGAACCAGATTCCGCTCCCGCCTGCATCAAGACAACTCGAGGAAGATGAACCAGTGATCTCACGAGGTGAGAGATGAAAATAAGAGAATTAATGACTCGAGATCCGGTTTGTTGTCGCCTGTCCGATACCGCACAAACCGTCGCCAGCTTGCTTCGCGACAATAACGTCGGTGCTTTGCCAGTGGTTGCGGATGACGGGTCGAAGCATCTCGAAGGCATCATTACCGACCGCGATCTTTGCTGTGCGATTGTGGCCCGAGGCTTAAGCCCCAATACCACCATCGAGACTTTTATCACTCGCCAGGTTGTAACTTGCCGTCCCGAGCAAAGCCTGGACTCCTGTGAGAGGCTCATGCAGATACATCAGATTCGCCGGGTTCTGATTGTGGATCAGGGTATGCGCTGCGTCGGTGTGATCTCTCAGGCAGACTTGGCGCGCACCAACCGCTCCGATCAGCTTCATAGAACC
This genomic interval carries:
- a CDS encoding CBS domain-containing protein; this encodes MKIRELMTRDPVCCRLSDTAQTVASLLRDNNVGALPVVADDGSKHLEGIITDRDLCCAIVARGLSPNTTIETFITRQVVTCRPEQSLDSCERLMQIHQIRRVLIVDQGMRCVGVISQADLARTNRSDQLHRTIAEISKPSQTFELPATA